A stretch of the Amia ocellicauda isolate fAmiCal2 chromosome 10, fAmiCal2.hap1, whole genome shotgun sequence genome encodes the following:
- the slc25a40 gene encoding mitochondrial glutathione transporter SLC25A40, whose protein sequence is MISNSCRADIISVAPDETLSKEMSVQSPEVEPNGITPLQQMLSSCSGALITSLFVTPLDVVKIRLQAQKSPFPKGKCFVYCNGLMDHLCVCENGNSKAWYKAPGHFSGTLDAFIKIIQKEGIRSLWSGLPPTLVMAVPATVIYFTCYDQLHAALRSRMGDGANAAPLVAGALARVGSATVISPLELVRTKLQSRHLSYRELRVAVGASIAADGWLSLWRGWGPTLLRDVPFSAMYWYNYEWGKAWLCERYGTKEASVTMTFAAGAASGSIAAIVTLPFDVVKTRRQVELGEQEAMNLSAKSSTTLQVMRRIVAENGAGGLFAGFLPRLIKVAPACAIMISTYEFGKAFFRKRNWERERVNLQDQA, encoded by the exons ATGATCAGCAACTCCTGCAGAGCCGATATAATTAGTGTCGCTCCTGACGAGACACTG TCCAAGGAGATGAGTGTCCAGAGCCCAGAGGTCGAGCCCAACGGCATCACGCCGCTGCAGCAGATGTTGTCCTCCTGCTCGGGGGCTCTGATCACCTCCCTGTTTG TCACCCCTCTGGATGTGGTGAAGATCAGGCTACAGGCGCAGAAGAGTCCTTTTCCTAAAG GGAAATGCTTTGTGTATTGCAACGGCCTCATGGaccacctgtgtgtgtgtgagaatggCAACTCCAAAGCCTGGTATAAAGCCCCCGGGCACTTCTCGGGCACTCTG gatgcatttattaaaattatcCAAAAGGAAGGTATTAGGTCTTTGTGGAGTGGGCTCCCACCGACACT GGTTATGGCCGTTCCAGCCACGGTCATCTACTTCACATGTTATGACCAGCTGCACGCGGCTCTGCGATCCAGGATGGGCGACGGTGCCAACGCCGCCCCGCTGGTGGCAGGAGCTCTGGCTCGAG TGGGCTCTGCCACCGTTATCAGCCCGCTGGAGCTGGTGAGGACCAAGCTGCAGTCGCGCCACCTGTCCTACCGGGAGCTGCGCGTGGCCGTGGGGGCCTCCATCGCTGCGGACGGCTGGCTCTCGCTGTGGAGGGGCTGGGGGCCCACGCTGCTCCGGGACGTGCCCTTCTCAG CGATGTACTGGTACAACTACGAGTGGGGGAAGGCATGGCTGTGCGAGCGCTACGGCACCAAGGAGGCCTCGGTCACCATGACGTTCGCAGCCGGAGCCGCATCTGGATCT atcGCTGCGATCGTGACGCTGCCCTTTGATGTGGTGAAGACCAGACGGCAGGTGGAGCTGGGGGAGCAGGAGGCTATGAACC TGTCTGCAAAGAGTTCCACCACCCTGCAGGTCATGCGGAGGATCGTGGCGGAGAATGGCGCAGGGGGGCTGTTCGCAG GGTTCCTGCCCCGGCTCATCAAAGTCGCCCCAGCGTGTGCAATAATGATCAGCACCTACGAGTTCGGGAAAGCCTTCTTCAGGAAACGCAACTGGGAGAGAGAGCGGGTGAACCTGCAGGACCAGGCCTGA